Proteins found in one Gimesia chilikensis genomic segment:
- a CDS encoding APC family permease, which translates to MTKRYGFWTLTFLVIANMIGAGVFTTSGFSLMDLGSPGLVVLAWVAGGLIAITGAFSYGQLIKAMPESGGEYLFLSRAAHPLLGFIAGWVSLIAGFSGAIAFAATALEAYVLPEDTRPGWMPAGTLAVCSILLAGLFHGRNPRLGALVQNSVVVLKLVLLSAILLFAAAQFSSETMPGVSAPTVDLTGWALVSAFAGSLVWISLSYSGFNAAVYVADEVEAANRTIPRAMVAGTGIVMVLYLLLNAVFVYAPPPEAIKAQADVATIAAEFIGGGAFASFVRWTIVTCLLTSVFSMIMTAPRVYAKMADDGLLPGFIRMQGGSPGRAILLQVALAVLLVLISSLQGLLSYLGLTLSISAAGSVCCLFLSGVRTKPLAHYSNLIPLVFILCTLIAAGIMVSFNPWQLLGTAITFAIGAVAYVLTRIYRPKADLLTSPEMEEALAEDVQQPPQP; encoded by the coding sequence ATGACGAAGAGATACGGTTTCTGGACACTGACCTTTCTGGTCATTGCGAATATGATTGGAGCAGGGGTCTTTACGACCTCCGGTTTCTCGCTCATGGATCTGGGATCGCCTGGACTGGTGGTTCTCGCCTGGGTAGCGGGGGGATTGATTGCGATCACGGGTGCTTTCAGTTATGGGCAGCTGATTAAAGCCATGCCGGAATCGGGGGGCGAATATCTGTTTCTGTCACGAGCCGCGCATCCGTTACTGGGGTTCATCGCGGGCTGGGTGTCGTTGATTGCAGGCTTTTCCGGGGCGATCGCGTTTGCTGCGACCGCGCTGGAAGCGTATGTCCTGCCGGAAGACACGCGTCCCGGATGGATGCCGGCAGGGACTCTGGCGGTCTGTTCGATTTTACTGGCCGGTCTGTTTCATGGCAGGAATCCACGACTGGGAGCGTTGGTACAGAATTCGGTCGTGGTGCTCAAACTGGTGCTGCTGTCCGCCATTCTTTTGTTTGCTGCAGCTCAGTTCTCCAGTGAGACGATGCCGGGCGTCTCTGCGCCGACCGTCGACTTGACCGGCTGGGCGCTGGTCAGTGCGTTCGCTGGATCTCTGGTCTGGATTTCTTTGAGTTATTCGGGTTTCAATGCCGCGGTCTATGTGGCGGATGAAGTCGAAGCCGCGAATCGTACGATTCCTCGGGCGATGGTTGCCGGCACCGGGATTGTGATGGTGCTCTATCTGTTGTTGAACGCAGTTTTCGTGTATGCACCGCCGCCCGAGGCGATTAAAGCTCAGGCGGATGTGGCGACCATTGCGGCGGAATTCATCGGGGGGGGCGCTTTCGCGAGTTTCGTGCGCTGGACCATCGTCACCTGCTTATTGACCTCGGTCTTCAGCATGATCATGACCGCACCCCGGGTTTACGCCAAGATGGCGGATGATGGTCTGTTACCTGGATTTATCCGAATGCAGGGGGGCAGCCCTGGCCGGGCGATTCTATTGCAGGTCGCACTGGCTGTGCTCCTCGTCTTAATCTCCAGTCTGCAGGGACTGTTGTCTTATCTGGGACTGACCCTGTCAATCTCTGCCGCCGGTTCGGTATGCTGCCTGTTTCTGTCAGGTGTGCGTACGAAGCCGCTCGCGCATTATTCGAATCTGATTCCCCTGGTGTTTATTCTCTGTACCCTCATCGCTGCGGGAATTATGGTCAGTTTCAATCCCTGGCAGCTGCTGGGAACCGCGATTACATTCGCGATTGGCGCCGTGGCGTATGTGCTGACGCGCATCTATCGCCCGAAAGCTGACCTGCTCACTTCACCCGAAATGGAAGAGGCTCTGGCTGAGGACGTTCAGCAGCCTCCACAACCCTGA
- a CDS encoding PP2C family protein-serine/threonine phosphatase, giving the protein MAIAQAGRMQCMEVWGGNQSVDRKLTTTGLDLWVYSQPHAASRSGGDVYYVSSCSSGRITRLLLADVSGHGEVVAARANVLRNLMRRHINRINQASLVEAINDDFESESRTGAFATAVIGTFFAPTRTLTICNAGHPSPLIYQAQRKRWISFGSEQGASEVERNFPLGITVEQSYSNQSCKLGREDLMLCFTDGLLEFKQADGSLLGEAGLLRLLSELDCSQPERLIPELLQRLDPDQERINAADDISLMLFQRNTERVSFYDNLAAPFRALKHYFRRKEKA; this is encoded by the coding sequence ATGGCGATTGCCCAAGCGGGGCGAATGCAGTGTATGGAAGTCTGGGGTGGAAATCAGAGCGTGGATCGTAAACTGACGACCACGGGGCTCGATCTCTGGGTCTACAGTCAGCCGCATGCTGCGTCCCGATCGGGTGGGGACGTGTATTATGTTTCATCCTGTTCTTCCGGCAGGATTACGCGACTGCTGCTGGCCGATGTGAGCGGTCATGGAGAAGTGGTCGCGGCCCGGGCCAATGTGCTGCGGAATCTGATGCGCCGCCACATCAACCGGATCAATCAGGCTTCCCTGGTTGAAGCCATCAATGATGATTTCGAATCCGAATCTCGAACGGGCGCTTTCGCGACCGCTGTGATTGGGACTTTCTTCGCTCCCACCCGGACACTCACGATCTGCAACGCCGGTCATCCGAGCCCCCTGATCTACCAGGCACAGCGCAAAAGGTGGATTTCGTTTGGCAGCGAACAGGGGGCTTCCGAAGTCGAGCGAAACTTTCCCCTGGGGATCACGGTTGAACAAAGTTATTCGAATCAGTCCTGCAAGCTGGGGCGTGAAGATCTGATGCTCTGTTTCACAGACGGATTGCTGGAGTTCAAACAGGCGGATGGGAGCCTGCTGGGGGAAGCGGGGCTGCTGCGGCTGCTCTCAGAGCTCGACTGCAGTCAGCCCGAGCGTCTGATTCCGGAACTGCTTCAGCGGCTGGATCCGGACCAGGAGCGGATCAATGCTGCGGATGACATCTCTTTAATGCTGTTCCAGCGCAACACTGAGCGTGTTTCGTTTTACGATAATCTGGCAGCCCCGTTTCGGGCGTTGAAACATTACTTCCGCAGGAAAGAAAAGGCTTAA